CCGCTCATCGAGGTCGTGCGCGCCGAGGTGGAGTCCCTGGACAATTCGCTCCTGGCCGGCGCGGATCTAGTTGTCGTGGCAGCCGGCCCCCTGGTCAGCGACAGCCTGGCTTCCAGCCTTGCGCAGGCCCTGGGTGACAAGGGGCTGTATTTCTATGACGCCATCGCGCCCATCGTCACGGCTGAGTCCGTGGACATGGAGCACGCTTTCTGGGGCTCGCGCTACCGGCCCGAGGACGACGACTACCTCAACTGCCCGCTCACGGAAGAGGAGTACAAGGCCTTTGTGCGCGAGTTGCTGGCAGCCGAGACCGTGCCTTGCCGCGAGTTCGAGGAGCACATGCACTTCGAGGGCTGCCTGCCCATCGAGGAGATGGCCGGGCGCGGCGAGATGACCCTGGCCTTCGGGCCCATGAAGCCCGTGGGGCTGGACGACCCGCGCACGGGGCGCAGGCCCTATGCAGTGTTGCAGTTGCGGGCCGAGAACCGCGAGCGGACCACCTTCAACCTGGTGGGCTTCCAGACCAAGCTGAAGTATCCGGAGCAGAAGCGCGTCTTCGCGCTCATTCCTGGCCTGCGTAATGCCGAGTACGTCCGCCTGGGCTCCATCCACCGCAATACCTTCGTCAACGCGCCGGTTGTGCTGACCGATGAGCTGGAACTGAAGGCCAGGCCCGGCGTGCACTTGGCCGGACAGATCACGGGCGTGGAAGGTTACCTGGAGTCCGCGGCCTGCGGTTTGTGGGTAGGCATGCTCCTGGCCGCCAAGGCGCGGGGGCAATCCTTGGGCTTTCCGCCGCGCGAGACGGCCCTTGGCGCGCTGCTGTCGCACCTGCGCACGCCCAGCAAGAATTTCCAGCCGAGCAATGTCCAGTTCGGGCTGGCCCCAGCCCTGGATAAACGCGCCGGTCGCAAGAAGCGCAAGGAACTGTACGCCGAACGAGCCCGCGAGGCCTGGAGCGCCTGGCTTGGGCAGGTGACGGAACAGGGGAAGCCATGAGCGGGGAGACCTGCGATATCGATTTCCGGGTGCGCGCCTACGAGCTGGGCACCGCCGGTTGTGCGCGCCTGCCGGTGCTGCTGGGCTATCTGCAGGAGGCCGCTGCCCTGCATGCCCGCAACCTGGGTTTTTCTCACGAGGAGATGTCCGCCAACAGTCTGTTTTGGGTCCTGACCCGACTTTACCTGCGCCTGTCGCCCGAGGCAGTGGCCCGGCGTTGGCCCGGCTGGCGCGAGCGTGTCGCGGTGCGCACGTGGCCCGTGTGTTTCGAGCGGCTGCAGGCCCGGCGCGACTTCCTGCTTCTGGACGAGCAGGGCCGGACCATGGGCTCGGCAGTGTCTTCCTGGGTCACCCTGGATACTGCCGCGCGCAAGCTGTCGCCCATGCCCGAAGAGCTGCGCCAACGCATCCCGGTGAGCGACGAACACGCTCTGGAATACCAGAGACGCAAAACGCCCGGCTTGGAGCCTGCCGACCAGACGGGCGGAATACTCATGACCGCCCAGCGATCGGACCTGGACGTCAACGGCCACGTGAACAACGCTGTGCTTGCGGCCTGGGCGCTGGACGAGGCCACGACTCATCTGTCGCCGACAGCGCGCTGCACGGCCCTGGAGGTTGCTTTTCGGGCCGAGGTCCTGCCGGGCCAAAGCGTGCTGGCCAGGTCCGCCCCTCAAGGAGAGAATGTGCGGCTGCTCGGCCTGTTCTCGGCCGACGACGGCCGGGAGCACCTGCGGGCGGCTTCCTGGTGGGAGACTGTCTCGGCCATGGGCCAGTCTTGAGCTGTATCCCCACCTCGTGTACTCAAGTGTAATCCGGCCCATCCCTTCAGATTCCAGGAGGTTGAGCATGCGGCTAACCGACGTGAACACGTCCACCAAGATCATGGGCATTTCCGTGCTGACCCTGGCACTGACTGCCGGCGCCGTGCTGTTCTACCTGCTGCCTTTTTTTTCGGATCTCCTGATGGAAGATCGGCTGAACAGGAGCAGCAATCTGGTGGAGGTGGCCTGGAGTCTGCTCGGCGATTACGCCGAAGACGTCCGGATGGGGCGGTTGAGTGAGGACGAGGCCAAGCGACGCGCAATGGTGCGTCTTGGCGGGCTGCGCTTCGGCCAGGACAATTATTTCTGGATCAACGACTTCGACGGCGTGATGCTCATGCATCCATTGTTGCCCCAGCTCAAGGGCAAGAGCCTCCTGAACGATCAGGACGAGCAGGGCAAATACTACATGCGCGAGATGCTCGAGGCGGCCCGCACCAGCGGCGAGGGTTACGTGGAGTATATCTGGCCCAAGCCGGGCAGTCTTGAGCTCGCACCCAAGATATCCTATGTGAAGGTATTTCAGCCCTGGAACTGGCTCGTGGGCTGCGGTATCTACGTGGACGACGTGCAGCGGGAAGTCGCGGCCATGCGCAACACCGTCATCATCTTCGGCCTAATAGCCATGGCCGGGCTTCTGGCGCTGGCCTATTTCATGGCCGGCATGATCACCGGTCCCATCGTTCAGGCCACCGACGCGGCTGGGCAGCTCGCCGAAGGCGCGTTGCCCGAGGTGCACTCCGAGCGCCGCGATGAATCGGGTCGCCTGCTGGCGGCAATGAGCTCCATGGCGAGAGCTCAGCGGGAAATGGCCGAGAAGGCCGAGGCCATATCGCGCGGCGATCTGAGCGTGGAGGTTGTGCCCCGCTCGGAGCAAGACGTGCTCGGCCAGGCCTTGGCGCGCATGATCGAGTCCCTGCGCGCGCAGATGGGCGAGATCAGCGATGGAGTGGGCGTGCTGGCTGCCTCGGCCGCGGAGATCGCCTCCCTGGTCAATCAACTGGCGGCAAATGCCGCGCAGACCAGCGTATCCGTCGAGGAGACCGTGACCACCGTGGAGGAGCTTCGACAGACTTCGCATATGGCCGCCTCCAAGGCGGACGAAGTTTCGAACAGCGCCCGACGCAATGCTGAAATTGCGGTCTCGGGGCAGTCGGCCACGCGTGATGCCGTGTTGGGCATGTTAGACATCCGGGCCAAGATGGATTCCATCAGCCAGAGCGCCCATGAGCTGATCGACAATACGCGCACGGCCCAGGACATCATCGACACCGTCAACGACCTGGCCGATCAGAGCAACCTGCTGGCCGTCAATGCAGCCATCGAGGCGGCCAGGGTGGAGCATGGGGCCGAGGGCTTCGCTGTGGTGGCCGCCGAGATGCGTTCCTTGGCCGAGGAGTCCAAGCAGGGCGCGGCCCGCGTGCGCAAACTCCTGGCCCAGATGCGCGTTTCTTCCGAGCGCACCACTCAGGCCATGGAAAGCGGCCTGGATGCCGTGAGCCAGGGTGTGCAGCAGGCAACGGCGGCCGGGACAGCCATCCAATCCCTGGCCGAGAACATATCCGCCAATGCCCAGGCAGCTACACAGATCGCCATGGTGGGCCGTCAGCAGCGCGAGGGCGTGGACCAGGTGCTGGAAGCGGTGCAGAGCATTCGCGACGCCAACACTCAGAACAGCCAGGCAGCGGACAGCCTGCGCCAGGAGGCCGCGAATCTGGAGATCCTGGGCCGGCGGCTCAAGGATATGGTGGCCCGCTATACTGTGCGCAAGGCATAGTAGTCAGTGCCATCCGCGCGCGATCCCGACGCCCTGCGCAAGGCCATGGCCGCCCGACGGTCCAGGCGGCGCGAGGAACCTCCCCGTAGGCGGGGCCCGTCATCCCCGGAGCCTGCCGACGCAGGCCAGCCGGCTTCGGACGACTGGCTGGACGTGTCCTCGCCGCTCAATGCCGGGCGGCCCCTGCTTTATTCCGTGGCCTTCGAATGGGATTTGGCGCTTACGGCCCGCGGCGTGGCCCATCGCGCCGAGCGCCATGGCGGCGGCTGGCGCATCCTGGCTCCGGATCGCGAAGCCGGTCAAGCCATGGCCGAGCTGATCGCCTATCGCGCGGAGAACCGGCCCGGCCGGTCCGGCACACCGTTGCCCCGGCACGAGAACCGTACGGCCACGATGCTGGCTCTAGCCGTGCTGTTGGCCTTCTTCGTGCTGACGCGCACATATTTGCCCGCGTTGGGGCTCTATCCATATGAGTGGGACGAGTTGGGCTCGGCCCAGGCCGGCCACATCCTGGATGGCGAGTGGTGGCGTCTGGCCACGGCCCTTACCTTGCACGCCGATGCGGCCCACGTGCTCGGCAATGTAATCGTGGGCGCGCTGTTCATCGTACCTATCTGTCAGGCCTTGGGCGGCGGTCAGGGCTGGCTGCTCGTGCTTCTTTCGGGTGTTGTGGGCAATCTGGTCAATGCCCTGGTTCAGGGGCCAGGGCACGACTCCATCGGTTTTTCCACCTGCGTATTTGGTGCGGCCGGCATTCTGGCCGGTCTGCGCGCCAGGACCGGTTCCGGGCGCTCCCCGTGGTTCACGGCCGTGGCCGCGGGTTTGGCCCTGCTGGCCGTGCTCGGCGTGGGCGGCGAGCGCACCGACGTGGGCGCGCACCTGTTCGGGTTTCTGGCAGGGCTTGCCTTGGGTCTATTTGCGGGATGGCGTTTGCTGCACCTTGGTCCCGTTGGCCGCCTTACCGGCGCATTTCTTGCCATGACCGCAGCCCTGGTTCCACTGGCGGCTTGGTTGTGGGCTTTTTTGTCACACTAATCCCGGCGCACTTTATGCAACCAACTTGGCGACCTGCATGCAGAGGTCGTCCAGTGCGTTTGATTTCGTCTGTTCGGAGCCATTCAAACACTCCGGGATATTGATGCAACCACACCCGTGCAACGCTTTCGTGCGGGGTCTAGGAAACATGGATGCAGGAGCAGTCAATACCATCGACGTCCGAACCGGCAGCGACGATTCGCGACATCAGCGCGCATATCGTTGCGTTTCGGGAGTTTCTCAATGCCTCTTGGAGTTGTTTCGGCGCCCTACGTACTCAGAGCATATGGGAGGATACCCATACGCTTCTGCGCAAATTTCTGCAGGCCAACTGGAGCGTGCTCGTGGAATCGCAGCTTTTGGTGGATGGCGGGCGTTTGGCCCCCTATTACACCTTCCTGCATCAGACCCTACGCGAATCCGTGCCTGTCGAGGAACGGCCCACGCATTATGTCAAATGCGAGATGCCCGGCTCAAGGTACGATCTCATTGACCGACAGGTGGCGCTGCTAGGTCTTGTCAGCAGATTGGATACCGGCTCGGGCGTCTATCCACCATTCGACCATGTGGAGATGTACGCAGTGGGGACATCCAAGGTGCTCCTCGCGCCCTTCAACATGGTCAGGTTCCGGTTGGCCGAAGTCTGCTGATCCCGGCTGACGCCCCGCCTTGTTTCTGTTAGGATGCAAGCATTCACCCGCCCGGTGAACAGACATCCTGGAACAGCCTGCTGATGAATTGCGCGCTTCTGGGCATCTTCAATCGGGGTGGTGTTTGGGGGGATGGGCAGGGCGGTTCCAGTTTAGCCCATGTGCAAATCGCCTAAAGTCGCGCAGAGGAGGCATGCCGTGGATTTTTTCCGCGACAAGGTCGCCCTGGTTACGGGCGGCGGTCAAGGCATCGGCTTGGCCGTGACGCAGGCATTCCTGGACCGGGGTTCGTCCGTGGTTATCTTGGAGCGTGACGCCGAGGCTGCGGGCCAAGGCGCGGAACCGGGACGAGTGATGGCCGTGTGCGGCGACGTGGCCGCCGAGGCGGATGTGCTCGCGGCAGTGGGAACGGCCACCCGGGAGTTCGGACGGCTGGATTTTTTGGTCAACAACGCCGGCATCTCCGAGTTCATGCCCTTGGAGCTTTGCAGCTTGGACGAATGGAACCGCATCATCGGCGTGAACCTCACGGGCATGTTCCTGTGCGCCAAGCACGCCGCGCCGGCCTTGCGCGCAAGTCGTGGGGCCATGATCAACATCGCCTCCACGCGGGCTTTTCAGTCCGAGCCGGGCAGCGAGGCCTACGCAGCGTCCAAGGGCGGCATAGTGGCCCTGACACACGCCCTGGCCCTGAGTCTGGGCCCACACGTGCGCGTGAATTGCATCGCGCCGGGCTGGATCGACGTCTCGAATTGGAAGAAACGTTCCGCGCGCGAGCAGGCCGAACTGCGGTCCGTGGACCACGAGCAACATCCCGCCGGTCGTGTCGGCCGTCCCGAGGATGTAGCCGAGGCCGCTCTGTTCCTGTGCTCGGACAAGGCTGGCTTCATCACGGGCGAGTGCCTCGTGCTGGACGGCGGCATGACCCGCAAAATGATCTACGCTGAATAGCAACACTCAACGAATGGAGAATCCGTTATGAATACCCGCGCGCTCCTGGCGTTGACCCTGGCCGCGGCCCTGGCCCTGGGAGCTTTCGGCTGCACCCAGGAGTCCCAGAACCGCATCAGTCGCTCCATCCAGAACTGGACCGGCACCAACGGCGTGTTGGACATCTACGCCGGCAACAGGCTGGTCATGCGCTTCATCAAAATCGACAAGCTGACCACAGCCGACAGCACTGGCGGCGGCAACGAATCCAGGGCCTACCGTTTTGGCTACGGCTACCTGGACCGCGATCTGGACTATGAAGTCGATCCGGGCGAGAAGAAAATCTACTTCGAGATTTCGGATTTCTCGACCAACTACATCTTCTACGAAAGCCCCAAGTAGGCTTTCGTAGGAAAACAGACGACAAAACGGCCCGGAGCAGTGCTCCGGGCCGTTTTGTCGTTTAGAGCATTTGCTTTTGAAAATGCTCTGCAAGCCATGCGTCGGCATGGCTTGCCGCTAGCTTCGGCGTAGGCGCAATTCACTTGCGCCGTCAACGCCGGAGCGGGCGTCTTAAAAGCAATCTGCTCTAGGCCTGCCGCCCTCGACGAGTAGCCAAGTAACTGCGCGGATACAGAGAGGTGTCTCCTGCGGAGAGAGATCTGGAAAGATTACGTCTCTTCTCAATTCTTTTGTGCGAGCAGAATTATGCGTCCGCGAACCCCAGCAGCTTTTCGAGTCCCTGCACGACCGCCAGTTCGGCGCGGCGCTGCCAGTAGACATTCTGCGCGGGATACAGGTCCACGGACAGTCCGATGGCCGCGGCGCGAGTGATCACGCCGGGCGCGGCCGAGGGAGATGTAGCCAGCAACTCCAGAAGGCGCTCCTGAACTCGCTGAGCCAGGAGCAGGACAGCCGGGTTGTTGCGGCCGGCTTGGCTCAGGAATGCCACCAAATTCTCTTCCGCTCCCAAGGCGGCAGCATCGCCCACGATGTAGCGCCAAGCCAGGGGCGAATAGAGCCTGGCCCAGGCGTTGCCCGCGTTCTGGGTCGTCTGGGCCTCCTGCCAAGGCATGAACATGGCCGCCGCGGGCAGGCAGGAATTTACGGCGCACAACCAGGCCGTGCGTTCGGCGTGCTCGACCCAGGTGATGGCCAGGGCTTGGCGCTTGTTCCAGGGCAGCGCGCCAGGTTTGGTCTCCAGCGCCCGGGCGCCATTTCTGCCGCGGACATCCACTTGCCAGGCCATGGGATCGTTTGCGGGCTCACGATGCAGGACGAGGTCGTACTCTTCGCGGCCAGACTCGCGCGCCCATTGCACACTCATGGCGAACCGGCCGGGAAAGGTCTTACCCGTGAGCGTCACGGCCACGCCGGGCCAGCTGGCCGTATTCCGCAAACCATTGCCGGGCAGCCGGTCTGTGCCCCACAGGTCGAGCACGGCCTGGGCCGCCAGGCTTTCGGGCGTTTCGCAGCGAGGCAGAATCTCGCGCCGCCAGAGGTCGGCGCCCGTGCCCACGCCGGGCATGTTGGATACGGCCCTGGACAGGATGGCGGCGATTTCGTCCTGCAGCCGTTCCAGATCGGGCATGCCGCTCATCCTGCCGATATCCAGGCTACGCAAGGCCATACTTAGGGCGTTGACCGGCTCGATGCGCGAAAGCTCGTCAAAAAACCAGGCACAGCTGGCGAAGGCGGCCAGCGCCCATTGCTGCATGGACAGGAGCTTCCAGCCCGTGGCCCGCTCGGTCGAAGACAAGTCCGGCGAAAAGTGCTGCCGCTCGAAGGCGTCCAGGTCCGCCGCGCCGGTGTAAACCCGGCCGTAATCCACCAACGCCGCGCGGGAATCAAGGAACAGGCCATGGCCACGGGAGAAGTAGTGTTTGTCCACGCGCGCCTTGATCAGATCCAGAGACTTGCGCAGGGGCGCGCGCCACTGTTGGTTCCAGCCGTGATGGCCCCCGGTGGAACAGCCGCAGTCGCTGCGCCAGCGTTCCACGCCATGCACGCAGCTCCACGAGCTGGGCTCGTGCAACTGGACCTCCAGGGTCGGCGGATTGGCCGCGAGGTAAGCTCCGAAATTGGTGATGGACCAGCCGTCGCGACCTCCACGGGCCTGGTCCAGCACATAAGCCAGGGCCATTTCGCCGAAGGTGAAGTGGTGGCCGTAGGTCTCGCCGTCAGTAGCCAGAGCCCGCAGGCCGTCGTGAGCGCCGCCGCCTATGCGCTGCCAGAAACCTTCACCGTTCTGCAGCAACCGCTCGAAGGCCACGGCCTGGGATAGGGGACCGTCATAGAAGAAGACGGAGATGGAATTTCCCGAAGGCAGGCGGACTAGGTAGGGCCGGGTCACGTCCAATGATCCCTCGTGCGCTGGCGTCCACTGCTGATCCGTCGTCGAAAGGCGGCGCACGGCTTTGGCTTGACGCGGTGCAAGGACCGTATACGCGATGCCGTAAGCCGCCAGCACCTCCAAGGACGCAGTGTCCACGGCGGCCTCGGCCAACCACATGCCTTCGGGCGGCCGGCCGAAACGGCGCTCGAAGTCGGCTTTGCCCCAAGCCACTTGCAGCTCCTTGTCCAACTCCGAAGCCAGCGGCAGGATGATGTGGTGACAGACCTGGGCCATGGCGTTGCCGTGGCCCAGACGCTCGGCGCTTCTCCTGTCGCCTTCAACAATGCGGGCGTAGACGTCAGGGTGGGTCAGTTCCATCCAGCGCAGCAGGGTAGGGCCGACATTGAAGTTGATCCACTCGTAGCAGTTCATGATCTCGGTGATGCGGCCTTGGCCGTCCATGCGCCGGGCGAAGGCCAGCGGGCCGTAGCTCTCGCGGCAGATGCGTTCGTTCCAGTGTTTATACGGCGCGGCGCTGCCCTCGGGCAGGATCACGTCCAGCCAGGGATCCTCGCGGGGCGGCTGGTAGAAGTGGCCGTGGATGCAAAGTGATTTGCTCATTATATCTCCATCCTGGTCCGCTGACGCTGGGAAGCATGCCGGGAAACGGCGGTTGCTGCGGGCATTCGACTCCTGCCGGGCAGGCCGGCAGGGAGGCAGTCCGGAAGCATCGACTGTTCTGCGTGTCAGGACTCTATGATTTCGGGGCGGATCGTCCCTCACAATGCAGAAAACATGCCCTTCGGGGGCTTGGCGCCTGGAAACGTCTCTTACAGTCCGGCGTGTCGCCTGGAGCTAATCACTTAAGGGGCTTAGCCGGAGTGGTCGCCCGCCAGCACGGGCTGGAAGAGCAGCGTAACCGTGGTGCCCTGGCCCTCCTTGCTGGAGATATCCACCAAACCGCCGGACTCTTCGATCATCTTTTTGATCATGGCCAAGCCCAGACCGTAGCCTTTGTCCTTGGTTGTGAAGAATGGGCTGAAGGCCTGCTCCAGCTGCGCCTGGGTCATGCCCTTGCCCGTGTCGCGGATGTCCAGGAACACATGCGGTTCGGTGCGGCCGGCGCTGATGCCGATGGTGCCTCCGTGCTCCATGGCCTCGATGGAGTTCTTGATGATGTTGATGAGGCACTGCTTGATCATCTCGGGTTCGCCCATGATCAGCGGAAGATCGGGCTCGAAGGTCGTGACGAACTCGATGCCCTGCTTGCGGTAGCCCATGCTCATGAGCTCCACGGTTTCCATGGTCACGGCCTGCAGGTCGGTTTGGGCCACCGTGACGCGGGCAGGCCGGGCGAAGTTGAGGATGCTGGTCAACATGTGGTCCAGGCGCTTGGTTTCCTCCGCGATGATCTGGAGCTTCTCGTGTTCCTTGCCGGAAAGGCACTTCGACTTGAGCAGGGAATTGGTGAATCCGGCGATGGCGAACAGGGGATTGCGTATCTCATGGGCCAGGAAGGTGGACATCTCGCCGATTATAGCCAGCTTTTCGGCCTGCTGGCGCATGCGCTCCCGCCGTGTGCGCTCGGTGATGTCCCGCCGCATGACCATGATATGCGAGACAGCTCCGCTCGAATC
The window above is part of the Desulfocurvibacter africanus subsp. africanus DSM 2603 genome. Proteins encoded here:
- a CDS encoding glucose 1-dehydrogenase encodes the protein MDFFRDKVALVTGGGQGIGLAVTQAFLDRGSSVVILERDAEAAGQGAEPGRVMAVCGDVAAEADVLAAVGTATREFGRLDFLVNNAGISEFMPLELCSLDEWNRIIGVNLTGMFLCAKHAAPALRASRGAMINIASTRAFQSEPGSEAYAASKGGIVALTHALALSLGPHVRVNCIAPGWIDVSNWKKRSAREQAELRSVDHEQHPAGRVGRPEDVAEAALFLCSDKAGFITGECLVLDGGMTRKMIYAE
- the trmFO gene encoding methylenetetrahydrofolate--tRNA-(uracil(54)-C(5))-methyltransferase (FADH(2)-oxidizing) TrmFO; protein product: MSHIAVIGGGLAGCECAWRLAQAGIPVRLFEMKPIRRSPAHQEDGLAELVCSNSLRSEDEASAIGELKVEMRMAGSLVMEAAEATRVPAGKALAVDRRLFSDYMTHKIESHPLIEVVRAEVESLDNSLLAGADLVVVAAGPLVSDSLASSLAQALGDKGLYFYDAIAPIVTAESVDMEHAFWGSRYRPEDDDYLNCPLTEEEYKAFVRELLAAETVPCREFEEHMHFEGCLPIEEMAGRGEMTLAFGPMKPVGLDDPRTGRRPYAVLQLRAENRERTTFNLVGFQTKLKYPEQKRVFALIPGLRNAEYVRLGSIHRNTFVNAPVVLTDELELKARPGVHLAGQITGVEGYLESAACGLWVGMLLAAKARGQSLGFPPRETALGALLSHLRTPSKNFQPSNVQFGLAPALDKRAGRKKRKELYAERAREAWSAWLGQVTEQGKP
- a CDS encoding rhomboid family intramembrane serine protease — encoded protein: MPSARDPDALRKAMAARRSRRREEPPRRRGPSSPEPADAGQPASDDWLDVSSPLNAGRPLLYSVAFEWDLALTARGVAHRAERHGGGWRILAPDREAGQAMAELIAYRAENRPGRSGTPLPRHENRTATMLALAVLLAFFVLTRTYLPALGLYPYEWDELGSAQAGHILDGEWWRLATALTLHADAAHVLGNVIVGALFIVPICQALGGGQGWLLVLLSGVVGNLVNALVQGPGHDSIGFSTCVFGAAGILAGLRARTGSGRSPWFTAVAAGLALLAVLGVGGERTDVGAHLFGFLAGLALGLFAGWRLLHLGPVGRLTGAFLAMTAALVPLAAWLWAFLSH
- a CDS encoding DUF3536 domain-containing protein; translation: MSKSLCIHGHFYQPPREDPWLDVILPEGSAAPYKHWNERICRESYGPLAFARRMDGQGRITEIMNCYEWINFNVGPTLLRWMELTHPDVYARIVEGDRRSAERLGHGNAMAQVCHHIILPLASELDKELQVAWGKADFERRFGRPPEGMWLAEAAVDTASLEVLAAYGIAYTVLAPRQAKAVRRLSTTDQQWTPAHEGSLDVTRPYLVRLPSGNSISVFFYDGPLSQAVAFERLLQNGEGFWQRIGGGAHDGLRALATDGETYGHHFTFGEMALAYVLDQARGGRDGWSITNFGAYLAANPPTLEVQLHEPSSWSCVHGVERWRSDCGCSTGGHHGWNQQWRAPLRKSLDLIKARVDKHYFSRGHGLFLDSRAALVDYGRVYTGAADLDAFERQHFSPDLSSTERATGWKLLSMQQWALAAFASCAWFFDELSRIEPVNALSMALRSLDIGRMSGMPDLERLQDEIAAILSRAVSNMPGVGTGADLWRREILPRCETPESLAAQAVLDLWGTDRLPGNGLRNTASWPGVAVTLTGKTFPGRFAMSVQWARESGREEYDLVLHREPANDPMAWQVDVRGRNGARALETKPGALPWNKRQALAITWVEHAERTAWLCAVNSCLPAAAMFMPWQEAQTTQNAGNAWARLYSPLAWRYIVGDAAALGAEENLVAFLSQAGRNNPAVLLLAQRVQERLLELLATSPSAAPGVITRAAAIGLSVDLYPAQNVYWQRRAELAVVQGLEKLLGFADA
- a CDS encoding acyl-[acyl-carrier-protein] thioesterase, with product MSGETCDIDFRVRAYELGTAGCARLPVLLGYLQEAAALHARNLGFSHEEMSANSLFWVLTRLYLRLSPEAVARRWPGWRERVAVRTWPVCFERLQARRDFLLLDEQGRTMGSAVSSWVTLDTAARKLSPMPEELRQRIPVSDEHALEYQRRKTPGLEPADQTGGILMTAQRSDLDVNGHVNNAVLAAWALDEATTHLSPTARCTALEVAFRAEVLPGQSVLARSAPQGENVRLLGLFSADDGREHLRAASWWETVSAMGQS
- a CDS encoding ATP-binding protein — its product is MCPDNGCLQSDYYCLWETEDREFKVGIIGTGPGFLSFLAVIFNEQYREFLPNMRLVGVAEPNPASPKLKALKNRNIPIHADWKDLLDKNPDLDLVAEFTGNRFLRNTLRQALPAHTSLLDHSMAVFVCGLHTMAQTSTHCRINLQEHQALLQAIIDEVREDIMLLDLKGNVVDANRSVCDRRGLSKEKLNGQPCWKVQTLEDGLPFCSAMDPKCPFLITRETGQKSEALMTRVDAEGHLRYFRVYSYPIRDSSGAVSHIMVMRRDITERTRRERMRQQAEKLAIIGEMSTFLAHEIRNPLFAIAGFTNSLLKSKCLSGKEHEKLQIIAEETKRLDHMLTSILNFARPARVTVAQTDLQAVTMETVELMSMGYRKQGIEFVTTFEPDLPLIMGEPEMIKQCLINIIKNSIEAMEHGGTIGISAGRTEPHVFLDIRDTGKGMTQAQLEQAFSPFFTTKDKGYGLGLAMIKKMIEESGGLVDISSKEGQGTTVTLLFQPVLAGDHSG
- a CDS encoding methyl-accepting chemotaxis protein, which codes for MRLTDVNTSTKIMGISVLTLALTAGAVLFYLLPFFSDLLMEDRLNRSSNLVEVAWSLLGDYAEDVRMGRLSEDEAKRRAMVRLGGLRFGQDNYFWINDFDGVMLMHPLLPQLKGKSLLNDQDEQGKYYMREMLEAARTSGEGYVEYIWPKPGSLELAPKISYVKVFQPWNWLVGCGIYVDDVQREVAAMRNTVIIFGLIAMAGLLALAYFMAGMITGPIVQATDAAGQLAEGALPEVHSERRDESGRLLAAMSSMARAQREMAEKAEAISRGDLSVEVVPRSEQDVLGQALARMIESLRAQMGEISDGVGVLAASAAEIASLVNQLAANAAQTSVSVEETVTTVEELRQTSHMAASKADEVSNSARRNAEIAVSGQSATRDAVLGMLDIRAKMDSISQSAHELIDNTRTAQDIIDTVNDLADQSNLLAVNAAIEAARVEHGAEGFAVVAAEMRSLAEESKQGAARVRKLLAQMRVSSERTTQAMESGLDAVSQGVQQATAAGTAIQSLAENISANAQAATQIAMVGRQQREGVDQVLEAVQSIRDANTQNSQAADSLRQEAANLEILGRRLKDMVARYTVRKA